The region TAGATATAATCTTGACTATGAGAATAGATAAATTTTTAAATGCAGTAAATATTACAAAAAGAAGGGCTGTTGCTGAAGATATGTTAGAACACAAAGTTGTTTTTATAAATAATCTTCCAGTTAAAAAAGCAAAAGAGGTTAAAGTAGGGGATATTATTGAAATTAAATATCTTGAAAAAACAGACAAATTTAAAGTTCTTCAAATACCTGTTACTAAATCTACACCTAAATCTAAAATGTCAGAATATGTTGAAATAATATAAGGATAAAAAATGTTTAATATGGCTAAATTAAAATTTGATGATATATTTGAAAACAAATTACCAAAAGAAGAGGTTAGGGAATATTTAATAGAATTATATGAAAGAGGTGAAACAGCTGCTGAGATTGCTGCAGCTGCTAGTGCCATGAGAGATCATATGATTCCTTTACCTGTTCATTATGATTTAAAAACAAAAGCTATTGATGTAGTAGGAACAGGTGGAGATAAAAGTTATAGTTTTAATATTTCAAGTACAGTATCAATTTTATTAGCTGCTGCTGGTTGTTATGTAGCAAAACACGGAAATAGAAGTATTACAAGTAAATCAGGAAGTGCTGATATGCTTGAAGCTTTAGGGATTAACTTAAATCTTTCTATTGAAAATTCAGTTACAATGCTTGAGGAAACTGGTTTTTGTTTTATGTTTGCTCAAAACCATCATCCAGCTATGAAATATATTATGCCTATTAGAAAATCAATTCCACATAGAACAATTTTTAATATTTTAGGTCCTTTATCAAATCCAGCATCAGTTTCTAAACAATTAATTGGTGTATTTGATAAAGCATACATAAATAGGATAGCTACAGCTTTAGATATGCTAGAAGCTAAAAAGTCTATGGTTGTTTCATCAAATGACGGAATGGATGAAATATCTATATCAGATGTATCATTTGCAACATTACTTGATAATGGGAAAATTGAAGATTTTGTTATTGATCCACAAGAGTATGGATTAAAACTGGCTTCTAAAGATGAAATAGTTGGTGGTGATGGTAAAGAAAATGCAAAAATTACTTATGATATTTTAACAGGTGTAACAAAAGGTGCAAAACTTGATATTGTACTTTTAAATACGGCTGCTGCTTTAGTTGTTGATAATAAAGCTAGAGATATGAAAGAAGGAATCGAGATTGCTAAAGCTACAATTGATAGTAAAAAAGCAAAAGATAAACTTGAAGAATTAGTTAAAATATCATCACAATTGGTTTAAAATTTTGACTTATTTATTAGAATTAAATGAAATTGAAAAAATTGTAAATAAATTAAAAGAAAAGCTAAATGCTTTAGATTTTAATTGTGTAGTAATTTTACGTGGAGATTTAGCTAGTGGTAAAACTACATTTGTTAAAAATTTTGTTAAATCACTTAATATAGATGAACTTGTAACATCCCCAACTTTTTCTTTACAATCTATATATGGTGAGAATATATTTCATTATGATGTTTACAATAAAACACTAGAAGATTTTATATCATTAGGCTTACTTGAAGAGTTTGAAAAAGAGGGTATTCACTTTGTAGAGTGGGGTGATGAAAAACTTGAAGAGATATTAAACTCATATGGTTTTAATATCCTTGTTTTAAATATTGAAAAAAAAGATAATAAGAGGTTATATACAATAAATGAGTAAATTAAGAGTAGAAGATATTAAAAAAAGTATTAAAAAAACACAAATATTACATGGAATATCTTTAGAGGTTAATTCAGGGGAAATTGTTGGATTATTAGGACCAAATGGTGCAGGTAAAACAACTACATTTTATACAGTTTGCGGACTAATTATTCCAAGTGCAGGAAAAATCTATTTTGATGAAGAGAACATCACTTCTTTACCTTTACATAAAAGGGCTTTAAAAGGAATAGGATATTTGCCCCAAGAATCATCTATTTTTAAAGACTTATCAGTTGAAGATAATTTAATGCTAGCAGCTCAAATAGTTACTAAAGATAAAAAAGAGCAACACAAAAGAGTTGAAGAGTTACTTGAAGTTTTTAATATTGAACCGATTAGACAAAGAAAAGGTGTATCTTTATCTGGCGGGGAAAGAAGAAGAACAGAAATAGCAAGAGCTTTAGTTTCTAAACCAAAATTTTTACTTCTAGATGAACCTTTTGCAGGAGTTGATCCAATTGCTGTTAAAGATATTCAAGAGATTATACATGAATTAACAAAAATAGGAATAGGTGTTTTAATTACAGACCATAATGTTAGAGAAACTCTTGAAATTTGTGATAGGGCATATGTTATGAAAAATGGAGCTTTACTTGCATCTGGAAATGCTGATGAAATCAAAAGTGATGGAAGTGTAAGGGAACACTATTTAGGGGAAAGTTTTAATTTTTAATTACAAATAATTTTATTTTTACCTTCCTCTTTTGCTTTTGCCAAAGCATCTTCAACTCGTTTTAAAATAGAGATATCATTATCTTCTTCTAGAAGTTTTGATATCCCAAAACTAGCTGTTATCTCTTCTAGAATATAAGGAAAATTATGTTCTTGGATATTTTCTAATATTTTCTGTGCAACTCTACTTGCTCCAGTTACTTCTGTTTGTGGTAATAATATTAAAAACTCTTCTTCTGCCCATCTTACAACTATATCATGCTCTCTAACACTATTAATTACTATTTGAGCCACATCTTTAAGTAGATTATTGCAAACATCTCTACCTGATTTATCAATTATATTTGTAAAATTATCTATATTAAAAACTATAATTGATAATGCATTGTCATATCTTTTATCTCTTTTTATCTCTTTTAGAAAAATATCATTAAATTTTTGTCTGTTAAATAATCCTGTTAATTGGTCATGTGTTGCTTGATACTCTAAAAGATTTGATTTTTCTTTAAGTGTTGTTATATCTGTTAAAGAGATAACAAAGTGTTCTTTTTTATTTTCGTAATCATCAATTGTAACAGTAAAAATTCTATCTTCACCATATTTATTTTCCATTTTAACAACTCTATCAGCTTCAGTTAGTTTTTGAATCTCTAGAATCCAGTGACTATCTGTGTCAACAATAGCTTTATTAAAAAATCTTTTATCCTCTTTAAATTGACTAACTATTGATTTTTTTGTTGCTAAAAACTCTTCATATGATGATACAGCAAAAAAATCTAAGAATTTTTTGTTTACTTCAACAATTTTTGATAAATTTGTTAAAAAAACTATATTAGCCTGTGCATCAAGTAAAAGCTTTGTTTGTTTTGTTACTTCTTCTACTTTATGTTCTAAGTTTTTTGTTATATTTTCTAATCTTTTCTTTAAGAAAATTGGTTCAACAGCTTTTATCATACTATCAATTAAATGGTATAAATCTATTGGTTTCATTGCATATGAACTTACATTTACATCAATAGCTTCTTTTAAAAAATTTGGGTCACTATGTGCACTTGTGATTACTATAGGGATCTCTTTATCTTTCTCCCTAATAATATTACACATCTCAAGTCCACCCATTCTAGGCATATTAATATCTGTTAAGATAAGATTTAATTGATTATTTTCATAATACTTTTCAAGTCCCTCTTTACCATCTTTGGCAACAACAACTTGATTTACAATACTACTTATAGTTTTACTTGTAAATTCACGAACTTCATCTTCATCTTCTACATATAAAACATTAATCTCTTTTAAAATTTCTTTATTCATACCAATAATATACCTTTAAAAAAATACAAGTTTTTATTGTATCATAAAAAAATTAATTTACAAATATTTTTAAAGCATTTCTTAAATCTTGCTCAGTATCTATACCAAATGATTTAGATTCAACCTTTACCATTGCTATTTTTTTCCCATTGTCCAAGGCTCTTAATTGTTCTAACTTTTCAATTTGTTCTAGTTTAGATGTAGATAATTTACAAAAATCGTTTAATGACTTCTTAGTAAATCCATAAATACCCAAATGTCCACTATAATTTGAAGTTTCATAATGATCTCTATGATATGGTATTTTTGCCCTTGAAAAATATATTGCATTTGAGTGTTCATCTAAAATTACTTTTACATGATTTGAATCATCTGCTAATTCAGAACTAATTGTCTTGTAACAGCTTACAATCATAATATCTTCATTATTATCTTTTACACTTTTAACTCTATTTATTACTTTTTCAATTACACTTGTTTCTATAAAAGGTTCATCTGCTTGAACATTAATAATAACTTCATCTTCTGCTAAATTTAAAATATTTGCAGCTTCATTTATTCTATCTGTACCACTTTGGTGCTCACTAGAGGTTAATACAGCCTTAAATCCGTGTTCTTTTGCTAACTCGATAACATCTTTTGAATCTGTTGCAATAACTACATCATCTAAACTACTAACTTGTTTAGCTGTTCTAATCACCATTGGTAAACCTAATATATCTACTAATATTTTATTTTCAAATCTACTAGAGTTAAGCCTTGCTGGTATAATAATCATATAAATCCTTAATTTGTGGGTATTGAAATTTTAACTAAAATTCCTTCATCTTTGTTAGTCATTGTAATAACACCTTGTAGTTGTAAATTAATAATTAATTTACTAATATATAAACCTAATCCTACTCCATGCTTTTTCTTTTTTGTAGAAAAGTATGGCTCAAAAACTTTATGTAAAATATCTTCTGAGATACCACCTAGATTATCTTTTATTTCAAATACGATTTTATCTTCATTATGATATTGATAAATATCAATTTGTGCATCTTTTTTATTAGTTCTTTGATATTGTTCATTTGAATTAATCAGTATATTTGTTAAAACTTCGATTAATTCCTCTTCTAGTGTAGTGAATACAAACTCTTCATCTATATTTATATTAACATTTATATTGTTATTTAAGTCAACTCTTCTTATTACAGCATCAATTATTTTTTTGATACTTGTATTAGATTCTTTTGAATTGTTTTTTATAAAATGTTGAAAGCTTTCTATAGTTTTTGATAATTTATCTGCTTCATTTTTTATTTTATCTAGAGATTTAACAGCATCCTCTTCACTAGGTGTAATACCCATAGAATAATCAAGTTCTAATTTTTGTGCTTGAACAGAAATTAGATTTAAAGGTTGTCTCCACTCATGGGATAATTTTTGCAAAGTTTCTGTAATAATAAGCATTTTAGATTGATTTTTTAAAAGATTGTTTTTTTCAACAATCTCTTTTTTTGCATTATCAATCTCTTCTTCTAATATTGTAGATTCCTCTTTTAAATCAAGTTGATTTGAAATATCAAATATTAAAGAGGTATAACCAATAACATCCCCATATTTGTTGTACATTGGTTTAATTTTTATATTAATAAAAAATAAATAATTATTGTTTTTTACTGCTTTTATTTTTCCACTAAATTCTTGTTGAGCCTCTAAGGTTTTATCAATATTTTCAAATATGATTTTATTTGTATTTTCATCAAAAAGTTTCTTATAGGGTGTATTTATAATATCATCTTTTTTATATTCAAACAGTTTTAAAAAGGCATTACTAACTTTTGTAATATATCCATGAAGGTCAATATGCATTGAAGCGACATAATCATCTAAAATTTCATCATCCGATACTTGAGAAGTGATATCTTTTGTATTTATTACAAATAAAGATTTATTTAACATTGTTGATATAGTAATTTTAAGATAAACCTTTTCTTTGTCTTTTCTAATACATACTAAATCAATTTCTGCTTTGTATTTTTTATTTTCACTTGTTTCAATATTTAATAGTTCTAAAAAATGATTTATATATTCACTTTTCATATAATTTATTAGTTTTGTATTTATCAACTCATCTTTATTAAATCCAAGTATTGGCATAAAGGCATTATTAACATAAATCAATTTTGTTGATTTATCAATTATTCCTATACCATC is a window of Halarcobacter sp. DNA encoding:
- a CDS encoding S4 domain-containing protein, coding for MRIDKFLNAVNITKRRAVAEDMLEHKVVFINNLPVKKAKEVKVGDIIEIKYLEKTDKFKVLQIPVTKSTPKSKMSEYVEII
- the trpD gene encoding anthranilate phosphoribosyltransferase; translated protein: MFNMAKLKFDDIFENKLPKEEVREYLIELYERGETAAEIAAAASAMRDHMIPLPVHYDLKTKAIDVVGTGGDKSYSFNISSTVSILLAAAGCYVAKHGNRSITSKSGSADMLEALGINLNLSIENSVTMLEETGFCFMFAQNHHPAMKYIMPIRKSIPHRTIFNILGPLSNPASVSKQLIGVFDKAYINRIATALDMLEAKKSMVVSSNDGMDEISISDVSFATLLDNGKIEDFVIDPQEYGLKLASKDEIVGGDGKENAKITYDILTGVTKGAKLDIVLLNTAAALVVDNKARDMKEGIEIAKATIDSKKAKDKLEELVKISSQLV
- the tsaE gene encoding tRNA (adenosine(37)-N6)-threonylcarbamoyltransferase complex ATPase subunit type 1 TsaE is translated as MTYLLELNEIEKIVNKLKEKLNALDFNCVVILRGDLASGKTTFVKNFVKSLNIDELVTSPTFSLQSIYGENIFHYDVYNKTLEDFISLGLLEEFEKEGIHFVEWGDEKLEEILNSYGFNILVLNIEKKDNKRLYTINE
- the lptB gene encoding LPS export ABC transporter ATP-binding protein, with the protein product MSKLRVEDIKKSIKKTQILHGISLEVNSGEIVGLLGPNGAGKTTTFYTVCGLIIPSAGKIYFDEENITSLPLHKRALKGIGYLPQESSIFKDLSVEDNLMLAAQIVTKDKKEQHKRVEELLEVFNIEPIRQRKGVSLSGGERRRTEIARALVSKPKFLLLDEPFAGVDPIAVKDIQEIIHELTKIGIGVLITDHNVRETLEICDRAYVMKNGALLASGNADEIKSDGSVREHYLGESFNF
- a CDS encoding diguanylate cyclase, which produces MNKEILKEINVLYVEDEDEVREFTSKTISSIVNQVVVAKDGKEGLEKYYENNQLNLILTDINMPRMGGLEMCNIIREKDKEIPIVITSAHSDPNFLKEAIDVNVSSYAMKPIDLYHLIDSMIKAVEPIFLKKRLENITKNLEHKVEEVTKQTKLLLDAQANIVFLTNLSKIVEVNKKFLDFFAVSSYEEFLATKKSIVSQFKEDKRFFNKAIVDTDSHWILEIQKLTEADRVVKMENKYGEDRIFTVTIDDYENKKEHFVISLTDITTLKEKSNLLEYQATHDQLTGLFNRQKFNDIFLKEIKRDKRYDNALSIIVFNIDNFTNIIDKSGRDVCNNLLKDVAQIVINSVREHDIVVRWAEEEFLILLPQTEVTGASRVAQKILENIQEHNFPYILEEITASFGISKLLEEDNDISILKRVEDALAKAKEEGKNKIICN
- the kdsB gene encoding 3-deoxy-manno-octulosonate cytidylyltransferase; translated protein: MIIIPARLNSSRFENKILVDILGLPMVIRTAKQVSSLDDVVIATDSKDVIELAKEHGFKAVLTSSEHQSGTDRINEAANILNLAEDEVIINVQADEPFIETSVIEKVINRVKSVKDNNEDIMIVSCYKTISSELADDSNHVKVILDEHSNAIYFSRAKIPYHRDHYETSNYSGHLGIYGFTKKSLNDFCKLSTSKLEQIEKLEQLRALDNGKKIAMVKVESKSFGIDTEQDLRNALKIFVN
- a CDS encoding PAS domain-containing sensor histidine kinase; translation: MSLEDIEKLKRNNKELQEIINNSWDGIGIIDKSTKLIYVNNAFMPILGFNKDELINTKLINYMKSEYINHFLELLNIETSENKKYKAEIDLVCIRKDKEKVYLKITISTMLNKSLFVINTKDITSQVSDDEILDDYVASMHIDLHGYITKVSNAFLKLFEYKKDDIINTPYKKLFDENTNKIIFENIDKTLEAQQEFSGKIKAVKNNNYLFFINIKIKPMYNKYGDVIGYTSLIFDISNQLDLKEESTILEEEIDNAKKEIVEKNNLLKNQSKMLIITETLQKLSHEWRQPLNLISVQAQKLELDYSMGITPSEEDAVKSLDKIKNEADKLSKTIESFQHFIKNNSKESNTSIKKIIDAVIRRVDLNNNINVNINIDEEFVFTTLEEELIEVLTNILINSNEQYQRTNKKDAQIDIYQYHNEDKIVFEIKDNLGGISEDILHKVFEPYFSTKKKKHGVGLGLYISKLIINLQLQGVITMTNKDEGILVKISIPTN